In Skermanella sp. TT6, a genomic segment contains:
- the traA gene encoding Ti-type conjugative transfer relaxase TraA, whose product MAITHFTPQLISRGEGRSAVAAAAYRHCARMENEREGRVADFSRKPGMVHEEFVLPGDAPDWARALIADRSVAGASEAFWNKVEAFETRKDAQLAKEFILALPRELTAEQNIAMMCEFVAEHVSTRGLVADWVYHDAPGNPHVHLMTTLRPLTEDGFGGKKVLVIAEDGRPVRSKSGQIVYKLWAGDKADFLAMREAWYAAQNKHLELNGHDIRVDGRSYAERGIDLEPTSHIGVASKNIQRQAEAEGRAARLERLALHEETRRENARRIERRPEIVLEAIAREKSVFDERDVAKYLHRYVDDPGQFANLLARVMGSPEAVRIEVEGVDPETGERLPERFATRDMIRIEAEMGNQAEHLATNGRFGVSISARAEVVAGHAQISDEQSFGLERITGNERLAIIVGRAGAGKTTMMKAAREAWEASGYRVVGGALAGKAAEGLEKEAGIASRTLASWQLQWEGGRLHLDNRCVFVMDEAGMVSSRQMADFVSAVAHAGAKLVLVGDADQLQPIEAGAAFRSLADRVGYAELGTIYRQREQWMRDASMDLARGKIGAAISAYKGKGRLVGMELKDQAVSALIRDWIADYDPNRSSLILAHLRHDVRTLNELARGALLERGLIEDGHAFRTEDGMRNFAVGDQIVFLKNEGSLGVKNGMIGRIVEAETGRIVTEIGDDRRRVEIDQRFYRNVDHGYATTIHKSQGATIDRVKVLATLSLDRHLTYVAMTRHRHDAKLYFGRRSFEKAGGLIQNLSKRGAKDTTLDFTGSKLYEQALSYANSRGLHGARVAKALVENQLRWIREQRDRLETAAARLASFIGRFGRAADRQAAAAATASPVSQPWVRGLATWAQSIPQLVEAKLQSDATLTHAWTQLRDRVTQVYEKPDGAIDAMNLSTIMSANVAERQAAQSRIVDQLGRDPEAFGAMRGKTGMFASSDAKAERQRALNNVPALKDNIARYVRLRAEIGDLRTVELSRERDRSRVDIPALSGSAQGVLDRIRDAIDRNDLSAALGFALADKMAKAEIDQLNKALDQRFGERAFLGSKEAKGPAYDAAAAQVAEGDRSKLVAAWPSFSAAQRVAAYERAQKETRAQSQVRDQGMSR is encoded by the coding sequence GTGGCGATCACGCACTTCACACCCCAATTGATCAGCCGCGGCGAAGGCCGCAGTGCTGTTGCGGCGGCTGCGTATCGCCATTGCGCCCGCATGGAGAACGAGCGCGAGGGCAGGGTGGCAGACTTCTCGCGCAAGCCCGGAATGGTCCATGAAGAGTTTGTGTTGCCGGGCGATGCGCCGGACTGGGCAAGGGCGCTTATTGCCGATCGCTCGGTTGCCGGCGCGTCCGAAGCCTTCTGGAATAAGGTGGAGGCGTTCGAGACCCGCAAGGACGCTCAGCTCGCCAAGGAGTTCATACTGGCGCTGCCGCGCGAGCTGACCGCCGAGCAGAATATCGCAATGATGTGCGAGTTCGTCGCGGAACATGTGAGCACGCGAGGGCTGGTTGCGGACTGGGTTTACCATGACGCGCCGGGCAATCCGCATGTGCATCTGATGACGACATTGCGCCCGCTGACGGAAGACGGTTTCGGCGGCAAGAAGGTGCTTGTCATCGCAGAGGACGGACGGCCGGTCAGGTCGAAATCCGGCCAGATCGTTTACAAGCTCTGGGCCGGTGACAAGGCGGACTTCCTCGCTATGCGCGAGGCCTGGTACGCCGCGCAGAACAAGCATCTGGAATTGAACGGCCATGACATTCGCGTCGATGGCCGCTCCTATGCCGAGCGTGGCATCGACCTTGAACCGACTTCGCATATCGGTGTTGCCAGCAAAAACATTCAGCGGCAAGCGGAGGCTGAAGGGCGCGCGGCCAGGCTTGAACGGCTCGCATTGCACGAGGAAACGCGGCGCGAGAATGCGCGCCGGATAGAGCGCCGGCCGGAGATCGTGCTGGAGGCGATCGCGCGCGAGAAGAGCGTCTTCGACGAGCGCGATGTCGCCAAATATCTGCACCGCTATGTCGATGATCCCGGCCAGTTCGCCAACTTGCTGGCGCGCGTCATGGGAAGTCCGGAGGCCGTGAGGATTGAAGTCGAGGGCGTCGATCCCGAGACCGGCGAGCGATTGCCGGAGCGTTTTGCGACGCGCGACATGATCCGCATTGAGGCCGAGATGGGGAACCAGGCCGAGCATCTTGCGACGAACGGCCGGTTCGGCGTCTCAATCAGCGCGCGCGCCGAAGTCGTTGCCGGCCATGCGCAGATTTCCGACGAGCAGAGCTTCGGCCTGGAACGCATCACTGGTAACGAGCGCCTCGCCATCATCGTCGGCCGCGCCGGCGCCGGCAAGACGACGATGATGAAGGCCGCGCGCGAAGCATGGGAGGCTTCCGGCTATCGTGTTGTCGGCGGTGCGCTCGCGGGCAAGGCCGCCGAGGGGCTGGAGAAGGAGGCGGGCATTGCGTCGCGAACGCTCGCGTCCTGGCAGCTCCAATGGGAGGGGGGCCGCCTTCACCTGGACAACAGATGCGTGTTCGTCATGGACGAGGCGGGCATGGTGTCGTCGCGCCAGATGGCCGACTTCGTTTCTGCTGTTGCCCATGCAGGCGCCAAGCTCGTTCTTGTCGGCGATGCCGACCAATTACAGCCGATCGAGGCGGGCGCTGCGTTCCGCTCGCTTGCCGATCGCGTCGGTTATGCCGAGCTCGGCACGATCTACCGCCAGCGTGAGCAGTGGATGCGCGATGCCTCGATGGATCTTGCCCGAGGCAAGATCGGGGCGGCGATCTCCGCCTATAAGGGGAAGGGACGCCTGGTCGGAATGGAGTTGAAGGACCAGGCGGTCAGCGCGCTCATTCGCGACTGGATTGCCGACTACGACCCGAACCGGTCGAGCCTGATCCTTGCGCATCTTCGCCACGATGTGCGGACACTGAACGAGCTGGCGCGTGGCGCGCTCCTCGAGCGCGGATTGATCGAAGACGGCCATGCCTTCCGCACGGAAGACGGCATGCGGAACTTCGCGGTCGGCGACCAGATCGTGTTCCTGAAGAACGAGGGTTCGCTTGGCGTCAAGAACGGCATGATCGGCCGCATTGTCGAGGCCGAGACGGGCCGTATCGTGACCGAGATCGGAGACGACAGACGGCGCGTCGAGATCGACCAGCGGTTCTATCGCAATGTGGATCATGGCTATGCGACCACCATCCATAAGTCCCAAGGCGCCACCATCGATCGGGTGAAGGTGCTGGCGACCCTCTCGCTCGACAGGCATCTGACCTATGTGGCGATGACCCGGCACCGGCATGACGCAAAACTCTATTTCGGACGACGCTCGTTCGAGAAGGCGGGCGGGCTCATTCAGAACCTGTCGAAGCGCGGGGCCAAGGACACGACGCTCGATTTCACCGGATCGAAGCTCTACGAGCAGGCGCTTTCCTACGCCAACAGCCGCGGCCTCCACGGCGCGCGCGTGGCGAAAGCCCTTGTCGAAAACCAGCTCCGTTGGATCAGGGAGCAGCGCGATCGGCTCGAGACGGCCGCCGCCAGGCTCGCAAGCTTCATCGGGCGGTTCGGCCGTGCCGCCGATCGTCAGGCAGCGGCTGCCGCGACTGCCTCTCCCGTTTCCCAGCCCTGGGTTCGCGGCCTCGCGACCTGGGCGCAATCCATCCCGCAGCTCGTGGAGGCCAAATTGCAATCAGACGCCACACTCACCCATGCCTGGACCCAGCTTCGAGACCGCGTCACTCAAGTCTATGAGAAGCCCGATGGCGCGATCGATGCGATGAACCTTTCCACAATCATGAGCGCCAATGTAGCGGAAAGGCAGGCAGCGCAAAGCCGCATCGTCGACCAGCTCGGTCGCGATCCGGAAGCCTTCGGCGCGATGCGCGGCAAGACCGGCATGTTTGCCTCATCGGACGCGAAGGCCGAGCGGCAGCGGGCCTTGAACAACGTTCCGGCACTCAAGGACAATATTGCCCGATATGTGCGGCTGCGCGCCGAGATCGGAGATCTTCGCACCGTCGAATTGTCACGCGAGCGCGATCGCAGCCGGGTCGACATTCCTGCATTGTCCGGATCGGCGCAGGGCGTGCTTGACCGCATCCGCGATGCGATCGATCGCAACGACCTTTCGGCCGCGCTCGGTTTTGCCCTTGCTGACAAAATGGCGAAAGCAGAGATCGACCAGCTCAACAAGGCGCTCGACCAGCGGTTTGGGGAACGGGCATTCCTTGGCTCGAAAGAGGCCAAAGGGCCGGCCTATGATGCAGCCGCGGCACAAGTCGCCGAGGGCGACCGCTCGAAACTGGTGGCAGCCTGGCCGAGCTTCAGTGCCGCCCAGCGCGTTGCGGCCTATGAGCGGGCGCAGAAGGAGACGCGGGCTCAGAGCCAGGTCCGCGATCAGGGCATGAGCCGATGA
- the traF gene encoding conjugative transfer signal peptidase TraF, giving the protein MTRHCRALAIIGAGAVLLGSMAAAFAWGGYRVNFTPSYPLGLWQIETLDRPVAVGDRVFICPPSGPAVDLARERFYLPRGRCPAGTAPLIKTVVALAGQSIRVEGQVIIDDVPLAASTVHAQDTEGRPMKPWMGGIVPKGEVFLHSDFGGSYDSRYFGPLPADGILGLAREILTFTP; this is encoded by the coding sequence ATGACGAGACATTGCAGGGCGCTTGCGATCATCGGCGCCGGCGCCGTGCTTCTCGGTTCGATGGCGGCAGCCTTTGCATGGGGCGGCTATCGCGTGAACTTCACGCCCTCCTATCCGCTTGGCCTTTGGCAGATAGAAACGCTGGACCGCCCGGTTGCGGTCGGCGACAGAGTGTTCATCTGCCCGCCTTCCGGTCCTGCCGTCGATCTCGCCCGCGAGCGCTTTTATCTGCCCAGAGGTCGTTGCCCGGCCGGAACAGCGCCGCTCATCAAGACCGTGGTCGCATTGGCCGGACAGTCCATCCGCGTCGAGGGCCAGGTCATCATAGATGATGTGCCCTTGGCAGCTTCGACCGTTCACGCACAGGACACCGAGGGGCGGCCGATGAAGCCCTGGATGGGCGGCATCGTGCCCAAGGGCGAAGTGTTTCTTCATTCCGATTTCGGTGGTTCCTATGATTCAAGATATTTTGGGCCGCTTCCTGCCGACGGCATCCTCGGCCTCGCACGGGAAATCCTCACCTTCACGCCGTAG
- a CDS encoding conjugal transfer protein TraB has protein sequence MIQDILGRFLPTASSASHGKSSPSRRSLLQAILFAAGGAATGAIGWSGHPLTFALGIAFPALWALAPSRTVAALVALAHFLGASRGLPEGASIFFGAQLTIGLGLWLAASLMFVAVHTALWTSRGGWRQPLRYAIAAVLMSVPPFGTVGWAHPITAAGILFPGWAWFGLAATAALLITMTTRLWPIAAGVAALAFAWSAFNWTLPAEPEGWRGIDTRFRFEASGQYADYRQQVSTIQLVEAAASDGARVVILPESAMGLWSATTERLWTRELSSLDILVNGGAAIVDPVGYDNVMIGVSGKGADILYRERMPVPVSMWQPWTTGGAHARLFANPVFEFAGLRVAPLICYEQLIIWPVIQSMLFAPDALVATGNAWWTGDTNIVAIQRSSAQAWASLFGLPLVMAFNE, from the coding sequence ATGATTCAAGATATTTTGGGCCGCTTCCTGCCGACGGCATCCTCGGCCTCGCACGGGAAATCCTCACCTTCACGCCGTAGCCTTCTGCAGGCCATTCTATTCGCCGCCGGCGGCGCTGCCACCGGAGCGATAGGGTGGAGTGGGCATCCGCTCACCTTCGCCCTCGGCATAGCCTTCCCTGCGCTTTGGGCCCTCGCTCCGTCGCGCACGGTCGCGGCCCTGGTCGCGCTGGCGCATTTTCTCGGCGCATCGCGCGGCCTGCCGGAGGGCGCTTCGATCTTTTTCGGGGCGCAGCTCACCATCGGCCTTGGCCTCTGGCTTGCCGCCTCGCTCATGTTCGTTGCCGTCCACACTGCACTCTGGACGTCGCGTGGCGGCTGGCGCCAGCCACTTCGCTACGCGATAGCGGCCGTCCTTATGAGCGTGCCGCCGTTCGGGACCGTCGGTTGGGCACATCCGATCACCGCAGCTGGAATTCTCTTCCCGGGCTGGGCCTGGTTCGGCCTTGCCGCAACCGCCGCCCTGTTGATCACGATGACGACCCGCCTATGGCCGATTGCGGCCGGCGTTGCAGCCCTCGCCTTCGCCTGGTCCGCCTTTAATTGGACGCTTCCGGCCGAGCCGGAAGGCTGGCGGGGCATCGACACCAGGTTCAGGTTCGAAGCTTCGGGCCAGTATGCCGACTACCGTCAGCAGGTCTCGACGATACAGCTGGTCGAGGCCGCCGCCAGCGACGGCGCGCGTGTCGTGATCCTGCCGGAAAGCGCCATGGGCTTGTGGAGCGCCACCACAGAGCGGCTTTGGACCCGCGAGCTTTCCAGCCTCGACATCCTGGTCAATGGCGGTGCGGCGATCGTCGATCCCGTCGGCTACGACAATGTGATGATCGGGGTTTCGGGGAAGGGCGCGGATATCCTTTACCGCGAGCGCATGCCGGTCCCGGTCTCCATGTGGCAACCCTGGACGACCGGCGGGGCGCACGCGCGGTTGTTCGCCAATCCGGTCTTCGAGTTCGCCGGGCTGAGGGTTGCGCCGCTGATCTGCTACGAACAGCTCATCATCTGGCCCGTCATCCAGTCGATGCTTTTCGCGCCGGACGCGCTTGTCGCAACCGGCAACGCCTGGTGGACCGGCGACACCAATATCGTCGCCATCCAGCGGTCGAGCGCGCAGGCGTGGGCTTCGCTGTTCGGCCTGCCGCTGGTGATGGCGTTCAACGAATAG
- a CDS encoding TraH family protein encodes MIDAELIQQCADPSLKVEIVQKFIEEAGGADHLTVTVRAGERIILVPKPSTEYEAMQLIQQNLGQSIVRVGVTQYPAGLGIQDISELSPDLLDSCKNIGMGTALFAKVYRIVAKWYGAPAQEVLEEAIFAYKTGWFDGKQVFYESDPGETELAEPQPAEQGARVAAESTGPSEPPFSEEDPNKAGIRIDLSGISSNNKEQ; translated from the coding sequence ATGATCGATGCCGAACTGATCCAGCAATGTGCCGATCCCAGCCTCAAGGTCGAGATCGTGCAAAAATTCATCGAGGAGGCCGGCGGTGCCGACCATCTGACCGTCACCGTTAGGGCAGGGGAGCGCATCATCCTTGTACCGAAACCATCGACCGAGTACGAGGCGATGCAACTCATCCAGCAGAATTTGGGTCAGTCGATTGTCAGGGTAGGAGTGACTCAGTACCCGGCCGGCCTCGGCATTCAGGACATCTCCGAGCTCAGCCCGGACCTACTCGATTCCTGCAAGAACATTGGCATGGGCACCGCGCTCTTTGCCAAGGTCTATCGCATCGTCGCCAAATGGTATGGAGCACCCGCCCAGGAGGTCCTTGAGGAGGCGATATTCGCCTACAAGACCGGGTGGTTCGACGGAAAGCAGGTGTTCTATGAGTCCGACCCCGGCGAAACCGAGCTTGCCGAGCCGCAGCCAGCGGAGCAGGGCGCTCGGGTTGCGGCAGAGAGCACCGGCCCATCGGAGCCGCCTTTTTCGGAGGAAGATCCGAACAAGGCCGGTATCCGCATCGATCTCTCCGGAATTAGCAGCAACAATAAAGAGCAATGA
- a CDS encoding thermonuclease family protein, translated as MSIHVVVTIMLCVLSCEPAEIRVWDGDSLRLGMTQESEAIRIFNIDAPEIEGQCAYESDLAQRSKHRLAELLQGQRVEVLRQGTDRYGRTLASVSVNGRDVGDILVSEGLARIWSGRREPWCLGDAGG; from the coding sequence ATGAGTATCCACGTCGTCGTCACCATCATGCTTTGCGTACTGTCGTGCGAACCGGCCGAAATCCGTGTCTGGGACGGGGACTCCCTGCGGCTCGGGATGACGCAGGAGTCCGAGGCGATCCGCATCTTCAACATCGATGCGCCGGAGATTGAGGGGCAGTGTGCCTATGAAAGCGATCTGGCGCAGCGTTCAAAACATCGACTGGCGGAGTTGTTGCAGGGTCAGCGCGTCGAGGTCCTGCGCCAAGGCACGGACCGCTATGGCCGCACGCTTGCGAGCGTGAGCGTCAACGGCAGGGACGTCGGCGACATTCTCGTCAGTGAAGGCCTCGCCAGAATCTGGAGCGGCCGGCGCGAGCCGTGGTGTTTAGGCGATGCTGGCGGGTAG
- a CDS encoding DEAD/DEAH box helicase, producing MTLLRDTAWRLKYTPDDGDLVRLFYVPALRSATRYDRLTGYFSARALALAARGVEGLIVNNGRMRLIVGCTLGEEEVAAIERGESLRDAVERTLIKMPILTADPRTIDALELVAWMVANSFLDVKLAVPCDLDRRPIRDDSIFHEKTGIIEDKTGDRMAFNGSINETEFGWTRNWESFNAFTSWNDGPRVDEEEASFAKLWADRARRAITLDVPTALREQLLTFLPDPEKLPKRLAEHDDQSTGPSAPRPTQGPAHDDEPITIGPGPSVSIDEERQAVWEKIANAAVQAIGGDRVGEATSAVVPWPHQIRAYHRLYDNWPPKLLIADEVGLGKTVQAGLLLRQAWLAGRIKRALVLAPKNVCKQWQIELREKFNLNWPIYDGQKLTWYRSPARDHDFEKPVSREAWHREPFVIMSSHLARRQDRQREILEAADPWDLVVLDEAHHARTKGAGTPQAKGPNRLLQLMRSLRRRTDGLILLTATPLQVHATELWDLLDLLGLPPEWTPDAFVRFFSEVAKEPVTNESLDWLSALFRANEAHFGEVSRADAERQTRLSGLKTRKVLQALRDLVSIPRRQLSPEERRTAIAIIKRSTPVGALVSRHTRELLRKYFKAGKMSAAIATRQVEDRFIPLSVEEGDLYQQVETYISETYNAAAPDARNAVGFVMTIYRRRLASSFHALRQTMEKRKGGVGGFLTAADEARIDEDVADQVEAGEEIDIETVSEDERRALAFEEIATIETIVADITLLPTDTKAIELSKVLAELKGSGYPQVMVFTQFTDTMDYLRDLLVGAGNSVMCFSGRGGEVRNTDGTWRLITRDDVKRRFKEGRSEVLVCTDAAAEGLNFQFCGALVNYDMPWNPMRVEQRIGRIDRLGQRFSDIRIINLHYEDTVEADVYRALRSRISIFEKVVGGLQPILTRLPRLIEESVLSTSNAPDAKRNDALQALENAISAGDDSALNLDEFADEDLEVPVRLDPAITLSNLRAVLDRPILLPLGTEAVHLDEKDYRLVDGFLPHAVRITVDREFYEMHADSVEFWTPGSPTFPDLDIYRR from the coding sequence TTGACGCTTCTGCGCGACACCGCATGGCGCCTCAAATATACACCGGACGATGGTGACCTCGTCCGGCTATTCTATGTGCCTGCGTTGCGCTCGGCCACTCGATACGATCGCCTTACAGGCTATTTCTCGGCACGCGCCTTGGCGCTTGCTGCCCGGGGCGTCGAAGGGCTAATCGTCAATAATGGGCGGATGCGCCTGATCGTCGGCTGCACTCTCGGCGAAGAAGAGGTTGCGGCCATCGAGCGCGGCGAATCTCTCCGCGACGCCGTTGAACGGACGCTAATCAAGATGCCGATCTTGACGGCCGATCCGCGGACGATCGATGCCCTCGAACTTGTCGCCTGGATGGTGGCCAACAGCTTTCTCGATGTGAAGCTTGCCGTGCCCTGCGACCTCGACCGCCGGCCGATCCGCGACGACAGCATCTTTCACGAAAAGACCGGCATCATCGAGGACAAGACCGGCGATCGGATGGCCTTCAACGGTAGCATCAACGAAACCGAATTCGGTTGGACGCGGAACTGGGAAAGCTTCAACGCCTTCACGTCGTGGAATGACGGCCCGCGCGTTGACGAAGAAGAAGCAAGCTTCGCGAAGCTCTGGGCTGACCGCGCCCGCCGGGCGATCACGCTTGATGTGCCAACGGCGCTGCGCGAGCAACTGCTGACCTTCCTGCCCGACCCCGAAAAATTGCCTAAGCGCCTCGCTGAACACGACGACCAATCGACGGGACCATCGGCACCCAGACCGACTCAAGGACCGGCCCATGATGATGAGCCAATCACTATTGGGCCGGGGCCAAGTGTTTCGATCGATGAAGAACGCCAGGCCGTTTGGGAAAAGATCGCCAACGCTGCCGTTCAAGCCATCGGCGGCGATCGCGTGGGCGAAGCGACTTCCGCGGTCGTGCCTTGGCCGCATCAAATCCGCGCCTATCATCGCCTCTATGACAACTGGCCGCCGAAGCTTCTGATTGCCGATGAAGTTGGTCTCGGGAAGACGGTTCAGGCCGGGCTGCTGCTTCGCCAAGCTTGGTTGGCGGGCAGGATCAAGCGCGCGCTGGTCCTCGCGCCCAAGAACGTCTGCAAGCAATGGCAGATCGAACTACGCGAAAAGTTCAACCTGAATTGGCCGATCTACGATGGCCAGAAATTGACGTGGTATCGGTCGCCGGCGCGGGATCATGATTTCGAAAAGCCGGTGTCTCGCGAGGCGTGGCATCGTGAGCCATTCGTGATCATGTCGAGCCATCTCGCGAGGCGCCAGGATCGACAACGCGAAATTCTGGAAGCGGCCGATCCGTGGGATCTCGTTGTCCTTGATGAAGCGCATCACGCCCGAACGAAGGGCGCTGGAACGCCGCAAGCCAAAGGCCCGAACCGGCTTCTCCAATTGATGCGGTCGTTGCGGCGTCGAACGGACGGGCTAATCCTCCTTACCGCAACACCCTTGCAGGTCCACGCCACGGAACTCTGGGATTTGCTCGACCTGTTAGGCCTGCCGCCTGAATGGACACCGGATGCCTTCGTCCGCTTCTTCTCAGAAGTCGCGAAGGAACCTGTAACCAACGAAAGCCTCGATTGGCTTTCGGCGCTCTTCCGGGCGAACGAGGCCCATTTTGGAGAAGTCTCGCGGGCGGATGCGGAACGGCAGACCCGGCTGAGCGGACTGAAGACCCGGAAAGTCCTCCAAGCGCTGCGCGATCTGGTTTCGATACCGCGCCGGCAGCTTTCGCCGGAAGAACGCCGCACGGCGATTGCGATCATCAAGCGATCGACACCGGTCGGCGCGCTCGTTTCGCGCCACACACGCGAATTGCTGCGCAAATACTTCAAGGCCGGCAAGATGTCGGCTGCCATCGCAACGCGGCAAGTCGAAGACCGCTTCATTCCGCTGTCGGTAGAGGAAGGCGACCTCTACCAGCAGGTCGAAACCTACATTTCCGAGACATACAATGCCGCGGCGCCTGATGCCCGCAACGCCGTGGGATTCGTGATGACGATCTATCGCCGGCGCCTTGCGTCAAGTTTCCATGCCCTTCGGCAGACGATGGAGAAGCGAAAAGGTGGTGTAGGAGGGTTTCTCACCGCAGCCGATGAAGCCAGGATCGATGAGGACGTCGCCGACCAAGTCGAGGCCGGCGAAGAAATAGATATCGAAACTGTGTCAGAGGACGAGCGACGCGCCCTCGCGTTCGAAGAGATCGCGACCATCGAAACTATCGTGGCTGATATCACACTGCTGCCGACCGACACTAAGGCCATCGAGCTTTCGAAGGTTCTGGCCGAGCTCAAGGGCAGCGGCTATCCGCAGGTGATGGTGTTCACCCAGTTCACGGACACGATGGATTATCTTCGGGACCTGCTTGTCGGCGCCGGAAACTCGGTGATGTGCTTTTCCGGTCGCGGCGGTGAAGTGCGCAACACCGATGGCACTTGGAGGTTGATCACGCGCGACGATGTCAAACGGCGCTTCAAGGAAGGCCGTTCCGAAGTCCTGGTGTGCACCGACGCAGCTGCCGAAGGTCTGAATTTCCAGTTCTGTGGTGCTTTGGTGAATTACGATATGCCTTGGAATCCGATGCGCGTTGAACAGCGGATCGGGCGCATTGATCGCCTCGGTCAGCGGTTTTCTGATATTCGGATCATCAACCTGCACTACGAAGATACGGTCGAGGCCGACGTCTATCGCGCGCTGCGCAGTCGCATTTCGATCTTCGAAAAGGTTGTAGGCGGGCTTCAACCAATCCTCACGCGCTTGCCACGGCTCATCGAAGAATCGGTCTTGTCCACCTCGAACGCCCCTGACGCCAAGCGCAATGATGCTCTTCAGGCGCTCGAAAATGCGATATCTGCAGGGGACGATTCTGCCCTCAACCTCGATGAGTTCGCGGATGAAGACCTCGAGGTGCCGGTCCGTCTTGATCCGGCCATAACGCTTTCCAATCTCCGTGCCGTTTTGGACAGGCCGATATTGCTGCCGCTCGGGACAGAAGCTGTTCATCTCGACGAGAAGGATTACCGCCTCGTCGATGGATTTTTACCGCATGCGGTGCGTATCACCGTAGACCGCGAATTCTACGAGATGCACGCCGATAGCGTGGAGTTCTGGACCCCTGGCAGTCCAACATTTCCGGATTTGGATATCTATCGGCGCTGA